From Alienimonas californiensis, a single genomic window includes:
- a CDS encoding DUF1552 domain-containing protein, whose translation MTFPNGSLSRRHVLRGLGAALTLPLLDAMGPKLAFGAPSKFTPRAASLAVQPRMICCYVPNGVNILAWMPTGSGADYTLSPTLEMLKDHRDDFTVVTGCGHPASEGGHSGADTWLTAADLKAVPGSDYSNRISVDQLVAGVHGKQTRFPSLQLADGSGTGSAGHSHTLSFDAGGTPLPAENSPKRLFERLFVPETAADREATLRRYAERKSILDSVLGEAQALDRRLGRDDRQKLDEYLSSVRQTEDRVERLVDWVDVPKPAVDPKDLQLASQPGNKHDRPMWLDVMLELSYLAFQTDATRVVTFEWSREAGGFGGGGENHHELSHHGGDAGMLKQLAAIDRFHLSRLARFMDFLKATQEGDGTMLDGTAILFGSGMNSGEGGEHSPKNLPTLVAGGRRLGLKHGQHLAHDVDAHPPMANLLLSVAQAMGVETDRFADATGTLTGLT comes from the coding sequence ATGACTTTCCCGAACGGCTCGCTGTCGCGTCGCCACGTCCTCCGCGGCCTCGGCGCGGCGCTGACACTGCCGCTGCTCGATGCGATGGGGCCGAAGCTGGCCTTCGGGGCGCCCTCCAAGTTCACCCCGCGGGCGGCGTCGCTGGCCGTGCAGCCGCGGATGATCTGCTGCTACGTGCCGAACGGCGTGAACATCCTCGCATGGATGCCCACCGGCTCCGGCGCCGATTACACGCTCTCGCCGACGTTGGAGATGCTGAAGGATCACCGCGACGACTTCACGGTCGTCACCGGCTGCGGCCACCCGGCGAGCGAGGGCGGCCACAGCGGGGCCGACACCTGGCTGACCGCCGCCGACCTCAAGGCCGTGCCCGGCAGCGACTATTCGAACCGGATCTCCGTCGACCAACTCGTCGCCGGCGTGCACGGTAAGCAGACGCGGTTCCCCTCGCTGCAACTGGCGGACGGCTCCGGCACCGGCTCGGCCGGACACAGCCACACGCTCTCCTTCGACGCTGGCGGCACCCCGCTACCGGCCGAGAACTCCCCGAAACGGCTGTTCGAGCGGCTGTTCGTCCCGGAGACCGCCGCCGACCGCGAAGCGACCCTCCGCCGCTACGCCGAACGCAAAAGCATCCTCGACAGCGTGCTGGGCGAGGCGCAGGCCCTCGATCGCCGCCTCGGCCGCGACGACCGGCAGAAGCTCGACGAGTACCTCTCCTCCGTCCGGCAGACCGAGGACCGGGTGGAACGGCTGGTCGATTGGGTCGACGTGCCCAAGCCCGCGGTCGATCCGAAGGACCTGCAACTCGCCAGCCAGCCCGGCAACAAGCACGACCGGCCGATGTGGCTCGACGTGATGCTGGAGCTGTCCTACCTCGCCTTCCAGACCGACGCGACCCGGGTGGTCACCTTCGAGTGGTCCCGCGAGGCCGGCGGGTTCGGCGGCGGCGGGGAGAACCACCACGAACTGTCCCACCACGGCGGCGACGCCGGGATGCTGAAGCAACTCGCCGCGATCGACCGCTTCCACCTGTCGCGGCTCGCCCGCTTCATGGACTTCCTCAAGGCGACGCAGGAGGGCGACGGGACGATGCTGGACGGTACGGCGATCCTCTTCGGCTCCGGGATGAACTCCGGCGAGGGCGGCGAGCACTCCCCCAAGAACCTGCCCACGCTGGTCGCCGGCGGACGGCGGCTCGGTTTGAAGCACGGCCAGCACCTGGCGCACGACGTCGACGCCCACCCGCCGATGGCGAACCTGCTGCTCTCGGTCGCCCAGGCGATGGGCGTGGAGACGGACCGGTTCGCCGACGCCACCGGCACCCTCACCGGCCTAACCTGA
- a CDS encoding potassium channel family protein — MKRFVIVGLGNFGFTVALKLADGGHDVIAVDRNGEVVDRLGAHVARAAVGDGTDLDTLRRIGAGDADAAIISTGDNITASVLAVMALHDLKVRDIYVKVISAEHARIADRLGVTETIFPERDTAVDLATRLNETRLLKYVKLGPDFSVQEMGVPDAWTGHTLRGLKLRQTSDVTVVALHDHLSGRFVPNPDPDYRLTHSDSLLVAGSDAALAKVAKRR, encoded by the coding sequence ATGAAACGCTTCGTGATCGTGGGCCTGGGGAACTTCGGGTTCACCGTGGCCCTCAAGCTGGCCGACGGCGGGCACGACGTGATCGCCGTGGACCGCAACGGCGAGGTCGTGGACCGACTCGGGGCGCACGTGGCCCGGGCGGCGGTCGGCGACGGCACTGACCTGGACACCCTGCGGCGGATCGGCGCCGGCGACGCCGACGCGGCGATCATCTCCACCGGCGACAACATCACCGCCAGCGTCCTGGCGGTGATGGCCCTGCACGACCTCAAGGTGCGGGACATCTACGTGAAGGTCATCTCCGCGGAGCACGCCCGCATCGCGGACCGGCTGGGCGTGACGGAAACGATCTTTCCCGAACGCGACACCGCCGTCGACCTGGCGACCCGCCTCAACGAGACCCGCCTGCTGAAGTACGTGAAGCTCGGCCCGGACTTCAGCGTGCAGGAGATGGGCGTGCCGGACGCCTGGACCGGCCACACGCTGCGGGGGTTGAAGCTCCGGCAAACGAGCGACGTGACGGTCGTCGCCCTGCACGACCACCTGAGCGGCCGCTTCGTTCCCAACCCCGACCCGGACTACCGCCTGACGCACTCCGACTCCCTGCTGGTGGCCGGCAGCGACGCGGCGCTGGCCAAGGTGGCAAAGCGCCGCTGA
- a CDS encoding sulfatase family protein, which produces MQRPTLLRRPAAAPLSAALAMAALAFAAGPAAAGSRERPNVVILLADDLGYRDVGCYDGPVRTPAIDSLAAGGARFTDFHSGCAVCSPSRATLLTGRHHIRTGVYSWIADGSQRSHLLRREVTLAEVLRTHGYATAHAGKWHLGLPTFGGGKGGGEAGAEKPTPAEHGFDYWFATANNAEPSHEDPTNFVRNGTPVGRLEGYSCDLVVDEAVGWLDGRRGDRDADAPFFLNVWFHEPHAPLAAPAELVREYGEPGDRGALYSATIDNTDRAIARLLARLAEIDDPGHTLVLYASDNGSYRADRTGVLRGTKGTNWEGGLRVPGIFHWPGVIPAGTVVDEPAGLVDVLPTVCGLLGVDPPADVHLDGADLTPLLTGRPDGISRPQPLFWHLQKARPIVALRDGRYSLVADPDYELSRDNMFREAWIPAIRSGGYTNYRLYDLETDPSQSVDLAAERPEVLERLKADLLQINAGVMADGVDWHLK; this is translated from the coding sequence ATGCAACGCCCGACGCTTCTTCGCCGCCCCGCCGCCGCCCCGCTGTCCGCGGCGCTCGCGATGGCGGCGCTCGCGTTCGCCGCTGGCCCCGCAGCGGCGGGTTCGCGGGAACGACCGAACGTCGTGATCCTGCTGGCCGACGACCTGGGGTATCGGGACGTCGGCTGCTACGACGGCCCGGTCCGCACTCCGGCGATCGACTCCCTCGCCGCCGGCGGGGCTCGGTTCACCGACTTTCACTCCGGCTGCGCGGTCTGCTCCCCCTCCCGGGCCACGTTGCTGACCGGCCGGCACCACATCCGCACGGGCGTTTACAGTTGGATCGCCGACGGGAGTCAGCGATCCCACCTGCTCCGCCGGGAGGTCACCCTGGCGGAAGTCCTGCGGACGCACGGCTACGCCACCGCCCATGCGGGCAAGTGGCACCTCGGCCTGCCGACGTTCGGGGGCGGGAAGGGCGGCGGCGAAGCGGGGGCGGAGAAGCCGACGCCGGCCGAACACGGCTTCGACTACTGGTTCGCCACCGCAAACAACGCCGAACCGTCGCACGAGGATCCGACGAACTTTGTGCGGAACGGGACGCCGGTGGGCCGGCTCGAAGGGTACTCCTGCGATCTGGTGGTCGACGAAGCCGTCGGATGGCTCGACGGGCGACGAGGCGACCGCGACGCGGACGCCCCGTTCTTCTTGAACGTCTGGTTCCACGAGCCGCACGCCCCCCTCGCGGCGCCGGCTGAACTGGTCCGGGAGTACGGCGAACCGGGCGACCGCGGCGCCCTCTACTCCGCCACGATCGACAACACCGATCGGGCGATCGCCCGGCTGCTCGCCAGGCTGGCGGAGATCGACGATCCCGGGCACACCCTCGTCCTTTACGCCTCCGACAATGGCAGCTACCGGGCGGACCGCACTGGCGTGCTGCGGGGGACGAAGGGCACGAACTGGGAGGGAGGGCTGCGGGTGCCGGGGATCTTCCACTGGCCCGGCGTGATTCCCGCCGGCACGGTCGTGGACGAGCCGGCCGGATTGGTCGACGTGCTGCCGACCGTCTGCGGCCTGCTGGGCGTCGACCCGCCGGCGGACGTGCATCTGGACGGGGCCGATCTGACCCCGCTGCTGACCGGCCGACCGGACGGGATCTCGCGGCCGCAACCGCTGTTCTGGCACCTGCAAAAGGCGCGACCGATCGTCGCCCTGCGGGACGGCCGGTACTCGCTGGTCGCCGATCCGGATTACGAACTGTCCCGCGACAACATGTTCCGCGAGGCATGGATCCCGGCGATCCGCTCCGGCGGGTACACGAACTATCGGCTGTACGACCTCGAGACCGATCCGTCGCAGTCTGTCGACCTCGCGGCCGAACGGCCGGAGGTGTTGGAACGCCTGAAGGCGGACCTGCTGCAAATCAACGCCGGCGTGATGGCCGACGGCGTCGACTGGCATCTGAAATGA